The genome window CGGCTCGAGGCCCACGAGCGCATCGACTACGCGAAGAGGGCGGTCGAGTCCGCGGTCAAGATGGTCCAGAGATTGGGATGAGGGAGCTCTCCCGCAAGCTCGCAGGGATACCCCCCTCGGCGACGATCGAGATCTCGAACCTCGCGCGGCAGATGGAGAAGAGGGGGATCCCGGTCATCTCGCTCTCCATCGGGGAACCGGACTTTGACACCCCCCGCCACATCAAGGACGCCTGCATAAAGGCCCTCCTCGACGGCGAGACCCATTACGCCCCGAGCAACGGCATCCCCGAGCTCCTCGAGGCCATCGCGGCAAAGATAGCGAGGGAGAACGGTTTTTCGTGCACGCCGGACGAGGTCATCGTGACGTGTGGGGCAAAGGACGCGATCTACGACGCGATGGAGGCTGTCCTGAACCCGGGCGAGGAGGTGATCATCCTCGACCCCGCGTGGGTCTCGTACGAGCCCTGCGTCGTGATCGCGGGGGGAAAGCCGGTCCACCACTCCCTCGACCAGGAGACGTTCCAGGTCGACGACAGCATCCTCGAGCGCGTCTCGCCCCGGACGAAGATGGTCATCGTGAACACGCCGTCGAACCCAAGCGGCGCGGTCCTCGACAGGAAGTCGCTCTCCCTCATCGCGGACATGTGCGCGGACTACGACCTCATCGCCCTCTCCGACGAGATATACGAGAAGCTCACCTACGGGAAACCCCACGTCTCCCTCGCGTCGATCGGGGACATGGCCGAGAGGACGATCACGGTGAACGGGTTCTCGAAGGCCTACGCGATGACCGGGTGGAGGCTCGGGTACGCCGTTGCCCCCCTCCCCATCATCCGGCAGATGTCGAAGGTCCAGCAGCACTCCGTGAGCCACCCGACGACGTTCGCGATGTACGGGGGCGTCGCGGCCCTCACGTCCGACCAGTCGTGCGTGGAGGAGATGAGGAGGGAGTTCCAGAGGAGGCGCGACTTCCTCGCGGGGGAACTCCGGCTGATGGGGTACAGGACCGCACCCGCGGACGGTGCCTTCTACGTCTTCGTCCGCGTGGAGGGTGACGACATGGAGGTCGCGCGGCGCTGGCTCGAGGACCTCCACATCGCCGTCACCCCCGGGAGCGCGTTCCACGCGCCGGGCTGGGAGAGGATCTCGTACGCGACCTCGATGGCAAACCTCGAGGAGGCGGTCCGCAGGTTCCGCCGGGCCTCCTGACCCTCCCGCGACGCCGGGAGTGGGCCACGCGCGGTGCACTGCGGGGGAAAGACCACGGAGTCCCCCCCCCGCGTTCGCGAGGCGCGCGGGTGACGGGAGGGGAGCACGGGGGAGAGTGCCGGCAGGCAGAGAGGGATTGATGGATCGGAAAATGCAGGGGGCTCGGCAGATATGGTGAGGGAATGGTCGTGCATCCTCCTCTGTGCGGCATGCATCGCGGGAGGCCTTGCTGCGGGGTTTCTCTGGGCGAGTGCGGGGAGTGCGGGGCCGACAGGGACACACTCTTCCAGGTCTCCACGATCGGGGCGCTCATGGAGGGCGACTACCGTGGCCACGTGACGTTTGGGGAGCTGAAAGGACACGGGGACTTCGGGATCGGGACGTTCGAGGCCCTCGACGGGGAGATGGTCGCGGTCGACGGGAGGTACTGGCAGGTCACTGCGGACGGGTGCGTCCACCCCGTGACGGACGGGATGGAAACACCGTTCGCGGCGGTCACGTTCTTCGAGCCCGACATCGCCTTCACCATCCCGCGGGCGGAGAACTACAGCGACTTTTCGCGGCAGGTGAGAGAGGCCCTCCCCTCGGAGAACATGACGTACGCCGTCAGGGTCAGGGGCGAGTTCCTCCGCGTGCTGGCACGGAGCGTTCCCCGGCAGGGGGAACCGTACCCCCGCCTCGCCGACGCGGTGAAGAACCAGTCGGTCTTCCCGATCAACGGGACGAGGGGGGTCGCGGCAGGGTTCTACGTGCCGGAGTACGCGGGCGCGCTCAACGTCCCGGGATTCCACCTCCACTACATCGCGGACGACGGGACGAGGGGCGGGCACGTCCTCGACCTCTCGGCGGAAGGCGTGACCGTCGAGCTGGACGAGACACCGCGGTTCTGCCTTATTCTCGGGGGAGACGGCGGGGATGGGGGGAAGATCCCCCCTCCCGTTCGAGGAGAAGTTGAAAGAATCGAAAAAAGCGGTTGATTGGCCGAAAAATTCTCTCTCTCCCTCCCGTTCGGGCAAGGATCGAAAGATATTTTGTGTTTTGGGCGAAAAGACGAGGGAGGGAAGCATTCGGGGGCGACCGCCGCCGAGGAGCCGGATTCGGGGCCGCGTGCCGGGGGTGGCGGGAGAGGGGAATCCCGTGAGCCGCAACGGACGGTGGTGCGGGTGAGGACGATATACCGCGAGACGCAGGGGAGGCTGGAAGAGATCGGGACGCACGAGGAGGGCACGTGGATCAACCTCGTCAACCCCACGCCCGCCGAGATCGAGGAGACCGTCTCGTGGTTCCAGATCCCCCCAGATTTCCTGACCGACCCCCTCGACGTCGACGAGCGGGCCCGCGTGGAACGGGAGGAGGGGAGCATCCTCATCGTCCTGCGCACGCCCCACCGCGAACCCCCCGGGGCCGACATCCCCTACACCACTCTCCCGCTCGGGATCATCCTCACGCACAACGTGACGATCACCGTCTGCCTCACCGAGGTCGATCTCATCGCCGAGTTCCTCGAGGGGAAGGTGAGGAATTTCTCTCCCGCGAAACAGGGGAGGTTCGTCCTCCTCCTCTTCTACAGGAACACGCTCCTCTACATGCGGTACCTCCGGGACATCAACAGGATGACGGCGCAGGTCGAGCGGGCGCTCTACCGCGCGCTGAAGAACGAGGAGCTCATCCACCTCCTGAACCTCGAAAAAAGCCTCGTGTACTTCGTCACGTCGCTCCGGTCCAACGCCCTCATGCTCGAGAAGTTCAACGCGATCGCCTGCATCCGGATGAGCGAGGAAGACAGGGACCTCTTCGAGGACATGGTCATCGAGAACAAGCAGGCCCTCGAGATGGCCAACATCTACTCGAGCATCCTCTCGGACATGATGGACGCGTTCGCGTCGGTCATCTCGAACAACCTCAACGTCATCATGAAGCTCCTCACGACCGTCACGATCATCCTCATGATCCCGACACTTGTCGCGAGCGTGTACGGGATGAACGTCGAGCTCCCGTTCCAGCACACCCCATACGCGTTCCTCTTCACGATGGTCGTCTCCTTCATCCTCTCCGCGATAGGAATCGTCATCTTCTGGCGCAAGGAACTCATCTGAGCCCGCGGGATCCGGGAAAGCGCATATACGGGTGGAACGCGAGTACGTACCATGAAATCCGTCGCCGACCTCCTGTTCTCGCCGGGGCGCTTCTTTGCCGAGGGAGAGGGGAGAGAGCCGGGTCTCCTCGTGCCCGGCCTGATCGCGGTGGCCGGGGCATCCGTCTCGGCACTCGCCGCGTACGCGATGTCCCCCCTCTACCGGGAGATGTTCGCACCCGCGGGTGCGGGGGAAGAGATGGGCATGGTCATCGGGGTGGCCGGGGCAGTCGGCGCGTTCGCGTTCTTCATCCTCGTCTGGTGGGTCCTCATGGCCTGCGCGTTCCACGTCGTCTCCATCCCCCTCGGGGGGCAGGGGAAGTTCTCCGGCACCCTCGCGGCGACGGGGTACGGGCTCCTGCCCGTTGTCGTGGGGAACGCCATCTCCTTCGCCGTGCTCCTCGCCACGCTCCCCTCCATCGCCGTGCCGGCCGTGAGGAACGTCCGAGACCCTTCAATCGTGCAGGAGGCAATCGCCGGGCTCCAGAGGGACCCCGCGATGCAGCAGTACACGCTCGCTGCCACGGTGATCTCGGTCATATTCCTCGCGTGGAGTGCGAATATCTGGATCTTCGGCGTGGGACACGCCCGGAAACTCAAGACGAGGGACGCGGTCGTCACGGTCCTCGTGCCGGCGGGCATCATGGCCGCGTTTTCCATCGGCTCCTACGTGACAGGGGCCCTCGCGGCCGGGGGGTCGTAGGGAGCATGCCGCGCGCCGCCACTGCCGCCGCCATCGCCGTCGCCGTCACCCTCCTCCTCGCCGTCCCGCTCGCGGCCGCCGCCGAGCAGGTGCAGGCGGGGACCACGGGCGCCGCGCAGGTGATGGTCACGAACGTCACCGTCAGCCCCGAGGTCTTCATGCCGGGCGATTCCGGCACGATCACGGTGGAGGTCGTGAACAACGGGGCCCAAAGCGTCGCGATACGCCGGGCGACGCTCTACGACGAGAAGATCCGCGTCGCGTCGCTCCCGTACGAGACCACGATGTACCTCGGCGCGGGGAACAGGATGCGTTTCACCTTCACGGTGAGGGCTTCCGTCCCCGAGGGGATCTACTACCCGGTCTTCTCGCTCGACTTCCGCGACGCGGGCTACCTCCGGTACCCCGTGAAGCTCCGCGTCCAGGACCAGCCCCTCGCGCTCGCGGTCCTCTCGAAGCCCGACGTCTTCGAGGGGGAGAAGAGGGAGAAGGTCGAGATCCTCGTGGGGAACCCCCGCGACAACACCCTCTCCGGGATCACGGTCACCCCCACGGGGGAGGGGATCGACGCGACCCCCTCGCAGGCGTTCGTCGGGTCGCTCGCCCCCGACCAGTCCCAGAAGGTCACGTTCCTGGTCACGCCCCGGTCCTCGGCGACGCTCGAGTTCCGCGCCGACTACTACAACGGGATCAACCCCCACACCGAGGCGATCAGGGTCCCGGTCACCGTGGGGAGGAGCAAGCTCCGCGCCGAGCCGGTCATCTCGAACGTCCGCGTGGAGAGGTCGGGCACGACCTACACGCTCACGGGTGACGTCACGAACGCGGGCCTCGAGCCCGCAAACGCCGTGATCGTCACGGTGGGGGAGGGGGCGGTCCCCCGGGACCCCTACCGGCAGTACGTCGTGGGGACGCTCCAGCCCGACGATTTCGCCGGTTTCGAGGTGACATTCTCGGCCGCGGGCAACGAGACCCGCGTCCCCGTCGTGGTCACCCACAAGGATACCGACGGGAACACCTACACCACGGTCTTCCCCGTCGACCTCCCGGCCGCCGGGTCCCGCGCGGAGGGGGAGGGCCCGGGGCAGGGATTCCCGTACCTTGTCGCGGGAGTGATCGCGGCGTCCGCGGCGGTCGTCTGCGGGGCGGTGTGGTATTCCTGGAGAAGGCGATGAGCGGGGGAGGGGCACGTGACCCGGTCATCAGGTTCCGGGACGTGACCAAGGTCTACCCGCTCCCGGCCGGCGACGTGGTCGCGCTCGACCACGTGACCCTCGACGTCGAGCCCGGGGACTTCATCGCGGTCATGGGACCTTCCGGGTCGGGCAAGTCGACCCTCCTCAACCTCATGGGCTGCATGGACACCCCCACCTCCGGGTACCTCGGGATCAAGGGCAGGGACGTGGGGAGCATGTCCGACGACGAGCTCACGGTCCTCCGCAGGGACCACATCGGGTTCATCTTCCAGCAGTTCAACCTCATCCCCCTCCTCACGGCGCTCGAGAACGTGGCGTACCCCTACGTCCTGAAGACCGGGATCCGCGACTGCACCGCGCACTGCGCGGAAGTCCTCAGGGCAATGGACCTCGACCCGTCCCTCTACTCGCACAGGCCGGCGGAGCTCTCGGGGGGGCAGCAGCAGCGCGTCGCGATCGCCCGCGCCCTCGTGAACGATCCCGAGATCCTCCTCGCCGACGAGCCGACGGGGAACCTCGACACGCGGACGGGCTCGGCCATCATGGAACTCCTCAAGGAGCTGAACGAGGACCGCGGGAAGACCATCGTCATGGTCACCCACGACCCGAACGTCGCCCGGTTCGCCCACCGGACGATACGGCTCGTGGACGGGAGGATCGCGTGAGCGGGAGGTGACGGGGTTTCCCATGCAGGTCTCGCTCTTCTTCGACTTCGCGAGGAGGAACCTCCGGCGCCACTGGCTCCGGTCCCTCCTTGCCATCGTCGGGATCGTCATCGGCGTGACCGCGATCGTCTCGATGGGCATCCTCGGCAACAGTCTCGTGCTCGCGATCTCCGACAGCCTCTCTGCCGTGGGGGACAGCATCATCGTGGTGCCCCACGCGGGAGGGGGCCCCATGATGACCTACGCGGCGAGCGAGGGGATCACGGAGCGCCAGCTCGAACAGATCCGGAGGGCGGTCTCCCCCAACCCCACGATCCCCGTGTACTCGGGGAGCGCGCGGATGAGGATAGGCGCGGAGGACACCGTCGGGGTGGTGTACGGCCTGCGCCCCGACGACATCCCCACCCTCCTCGAGGTGGAGGAGGGCACGTACCTCAGGGGGAGCTCGGGGGCGATGGCGGGTGCCCGGTTCGCGAGGGAGCACGACCTGCGGGTCGGCTCGCGCATCACCGTGAAGGACAAGGGCACCCTGCGCGTCGTCGGGATCATCAGGGAGAGGGGGATGGGCTTTGACATCAACCCTGACTACGGCATCGTCGTGGACAGCGGGTGGTACAAGCAGGCATTCGACAAGGAGGACTACGACCTCGTCATCGTGAAGGTGCGGGACCTCCCGCGGATAGGGGCGGTCAAGGAGGCGATCGAGAAGCAGCTCAACCGCCGGGAGACGGTCGTGGATGCCATCGATACGAGGGCGATCCTCGAGACGATACTGGACACATTCGGGAGGATATCGATGTTCACCACCGCGATCGGCGGGATCTCGCTCATCGTCGCGGGCGTGAGCATCCTCAACATCATGATGATGTCGGTGACGGAGAGGACGAAGGAGATTGGTATCCTCCGGAGCATCGGGACGCGCAGGAACGAGATCCTCGCCATGTTCCTCTTCGAGGCCCTCATCCTCGGGATCGTCGGGAGCACCATCGGGGGGGTGGCGAGCATCTTCGGCGGGTACGCCGTGAGCGTCCTCATGATCCGGACGGCCGAATACCTCTTCGTCCCCTCGAGCATGGTCCACGTCCTCTACGGCGTCGGGTTCGGGGTGGGAACGAGCCTCCTCTCCGGCCTCTACCCCGCGTGGAAGGCCGCGAACCTGAACCCGATAGAGGCGCTGCGGCACGAGTGAGGTATCTCCCCGTGGCCGGCCCGCGAAACCGCCCTCACCGGCCCACGAGGAGGGCCCTCGTCCTCGTGTAGGAGAGGAGCGCCTCCGACCCGTTCTCGCGCCCGAGCCCCGACGACTTCACCCCGCCGAAGGGGATCTCGGGCGGGAGGCTCAAGTGGCGGTTGACCCAGACGACCCCTGCCCTTACCCGGGCGAAGACCTCGCGGGCGACATTGAGGTCACGGGTCCAGACGGAGGCGCCGAGGCCAAAGCGCGTCTCGTTCGCGTGCCGGATGGCGGTATCGAGGTCGTGGACCGGCATGACGGGCAGGACGGGGCCGAAGACCTCCTCGCGGAGGAGCGCGGACTCCGGGTGCAGGTCGGTGACGACCGTGGGGGCGAAGAACGAGCCCCTGTCGTACGCGGGGCCGCGGAGGGGTCCCCCTCCCGTCACGACGATTCCCTCCCCCTTCCGCCTGAACTCCTCCACGAGGGCCGCGATCGCGGCACGCTGTTCCTGCCCGCAGAGCGGGCCCATCTCGACACCCTCGTCGAGGCCGTTTCCCACGCGGAGGGCCGCGACCCGCGCCGCGAGCCTCCTGAGGAACTCCGGGAATATCGCCTCGTGGACGAAGAGGCGCTTGACCGCGGTGCAGGTCTGGCCGGCGTTGTAGAACCGCCCGCGCACCGCCCCCGCGACCGCGCTCCCGATATCGGCGTCCTTCCAGACGATCATCGGGTCCGAACCCCCGAGCTCGAGCGTGAGCTCCTTGAGGGTGCCGGCGGCGAGCTCCCGGACCCGCAGGCCGGTCGCGACGTTGCCCGTGAAGGAGACCTTCGCGATCTCCGGGTGGCGGACGATCGCTTCCCCGACGACTTCCCCCCTCCCGGTGACGACGTTGAGGACTCCGGGGGGGAGGCCCGCCTCCTCGAGCGTCCGCGCGAGCGTGATGGCAGAGAGGGGCGTCCGTGCCGCCGGCTTGAGGACGAGCGTGTTGCCGGCGAGGAGGGCCGGGGCAACCTTCCACGCCATGAGGAGGGCCGGCATGTTCCACGGGATGATGGCCCCGCAGACGCCGAGGGGCTCCCGCGCGACGACCGCGTCGCCGGTCTCCCCGAGCGGGACGTACTCGCCGGTCAGCGTGCCCGAGATCGCGGCGTAGTACTCGAGGACGTGGGCAAACCCCCTGACCTCGTCCGTGGACTCCCGCAGGGGCTTTCCCTGCTCCGCGGTGAGGAGGCGGGCTATCTCCCCGTGTCTCTCCCGCACGAGGGACGCGCCCCGGAGGAGGATCTGGCCGCGCTCGCGTGCCATGCGGGAGGCCCACCCCGGAAAGGCATCGGCGGCCGCCTCGACCGCGTCGTCGACGTCGTCCCCCGTCCCCTCCGGCACCCTCTCGATCTCCTCGCCCGTGGCCGGGTTCGTGACCTCCATCCACCGGTCGTCGGCACCGGCCACGTCCCTGCCGCCGATTCTCATCTGCATGATGCAGGGGTGGCGACCTTCACCATATTATACCTTGAGCAATGCCTCGAGCAATATCGGGCGCGGCGGCGCGGGAGGGAGGCCGACCTCACTTCCCCGCGAGCAGTCCCGCGAGCAGTCCCGCGAGCCTCCGCACCACCGGGGAGGGATCGGAGAGGAGAGGGGGGAGGACCGATCCCGCGCCGGCCTCGCGGACCTCGCGCGCGTAGCCGGCCCCGGCGAGCCACGCGAGGGAGCGGAGCGCGGCGATCCTCGTTGCATCGTCGGCGTCCCGGCAGGCGGAGAGGAGGAGGGGGATCCCCCCCGCGGAGATGAATGCCGGCGCCGCGTTGTCCGTCGACGAGAGGAAGGCGGGGAGCCGGGAGAGGAGCCTCCGCTTCGAGACGCGGTCGTTCCCCTCGATCGCCCTCTCGAGGCCGCAGGCGACCTGTTCCCCCTCCCCGCCGGGAAAGCCGTCCCCGGTCATCTCCCTCCCGGTTCCCTGCCGCGGGAGATAAGGCTTCCCTTTATGTGCGGGGAACGCGAGTCTGGGAGGGAGGTTACGGCATGAGAATCGGGATCATGGCAGACTCACACGACCACGTCCCGCGCATCCGGGAGGCGGTGGGGGTATTCGCCCGGGAGGGGGTGGACCTCGTCCTCCACGCGGGCGATTTCATCGCGCCGTTCGTCATCCCGGAGATCGCGAGGGTCGGCGTCCCCGTCGTGGGGGTCTTCGGGAACAACGACGGCGACTGCCCCCTCCTCCTCTCCCGCAGCAGGGAACAGGGGAACGTCGAGATCAGGGGGTACTTCGCGGAACTGGAGTACGGCGGCAGGAGGATCGCGCTGCTCCACGGGCACGACAGGGAGAGGCTCGCGGAGTGCATGGAGTCGGGCCACTACGACGTGGTGGTCCACGGGCACACGCACCAGTACGGGATCGGGTCCGCGGGCAAAACTCTCTCCGTCAACCCCGGGGAATTGTGCGGCTACCTCACGGGGAACCCGACCGTCGCGATCTACGAGACCGGGAGCGGGACCGCGCGGATTGTCCCCCTCTAGGGGGGAGGGGAGACGAGGTCCCGCAGGCATTCCCCCATCCCCGAGAGGATCCTCCCGACCATCGCCGGTCGAACACCGTCTCCGCAGAAACCCGAGGCGAGGGTGAGCGTGTCCCGGTAGGTGCTCGCCGCGACGGAGAAACCGGGCGGGTATTCCACGGGCGGGAGGAGGTACGCGTACCGGGCCGAGAGTTCCCCGAAGTCGGCGCACTCGCCGGGGATCACCCCCGCGTTCGAGAAGAACGGGTTCCTCGGGTAGTTCCCCGAGAGCGAGGCCCTCTTCCGCTCCTCGAGGATCTCGCGCACCCTGGAGAACCCCTCCGAGAACATCTCGCCGAGCCGGATCGCGGCACCGAGGGGTGCGCGGAGCCCCTTCTTCTCGGCCATCGCGCGGTGCGCGAGGTCGGCGTGGGCAGCCGGGGGGAGGGTCCCGTCCGCGGGGAGCCTCACCTCGAAGGCGACCGAGAGATTTGCGACTGGGAGGAGGCGGACGGTCGGTGCGAGCCTGCGCAGGTCGGCAGAGACGAGGACCGGGTATTCCTTCCCCTCCCCGTGCGGGATCTCGCGCGCGACGCTCCGGAAGAACGCGGAGAGGAGGAGGTCGTTGACGGTCATCCCGCGGGAGCGGGCGTACTTCCGGATCTCCAGGAAGAGGCCGGGTCCGATGCGCGCCGTCGCGTGGCGGGGGGACCGGGCATTCTCCGGGGTGCAGGGGATCCCCCATTCCGCCGTCCCCTCGCCGCAGGCCCTCCGCGCCGCCTCGCGCTCCGCGGGTGTGAACGCGGAGAGGACGGGTGCAAAGGACCTGTCAGGCAGGTCCAAACCTCGTGCCCTCGCCGCGCCGCCTCCCTCCCTGTAAAACTGCGCGAGGAGGGCCGCGGTCTCCTTCACGCCGCAGGCGTCGGACGCCGCGTGGTTCACGGAGAGGACGAGCACGTCCTCTCCCCCGCGGACGAGCGTGAGCCGGGCCTGCGGACCGGTGCGGGGGTCGATGCGCGTGCGGGAGGGCACGGTGCCGGCGGCACTTCCCGCGTCGCGTGCCCGGACGAGGGAGAAATAGGCACGGGGGGAGAGCCGGGGGATCTCCTCCCAGAATGGTTCCTCCGCGTCGACGAACCGGGAACGGAGGACGGGCTCCGCCTCGAGCACGTCCCCCATTGCCCGGGAGAGCCTCGCCTCGTCCAGCCTCCCCGGCAACTCCGCGACGAGGTGGATCATCTGGTCCCAGATGGTGGAGAGCAGGAAGTCCCACTGGTCGTTGACAGGCGCGGGGAACCTCCGACCCCCGGCGCGCCCCATCTCCGCGTGCATCTCCCTCCTCCCCCGTGCAGGCAGGAATTATGGGCAGGGGAAGGGAAAAATGTTCTTTTCCCCGGGGAACCGGGGATCCCGGGCGGGACAAACGGGGGCAGCCCGAGGGGGAGCACTCCAATTGTCTGTGCAACGTGGAATTTTACAATACAACAATGTATATAATTATACAAAACCCAGTCTTAACCCATGAAGACGAAGATCCTCCTCGACGAGGACCAGATGCCACGGCAGTGGTACAATATCCTGCCGGACCTCCCGTCGCCCCTCGATCCCCCGCTCCACCCGGCGACGGGAAAACCTGTCACGCCGGACGACCTTAAACCCATCTTCCCGATGGAACTCATCAGGCAGGAGATGAGCGACAGGAGGCAGGTCGAGATGCCGCAGGAGGTGAGGGAGATCCTCCTCCTCTGGAGACCGACACCCCTCTTCCGTGCCCACCGCCTCGAGAGGCACCTCAAGACACCGGCGCGCATCTACTACAAGTACGAGGGGGTGAGCCCTCCCGGGAGCCACAAGCCGAACACCGCTGTTGCTCAGGCGTACTACAACATGAAGGAGGGCATCGAGCGGATCGCGACCGAGACCGGCGCCGGGCAGTGGGGGTCGGCGCTCGCGTTCGCGACGCAGCTCTTCGGTCTCGCGTGCACGATCTACATGGTCCGCTCGAGTTACGCCCAGAAACCCTACCGGAAGTCGATGATGCAGGTCTGGGGTGCCGAGTGCATCCCGAGCCCCAGCACGAGGACGAGGGCAGGGCGCGCGGTGCTCGAGAGGGACCCCGAGACGACGGGGAGCCTCGGGATCGCCATCTCCGAGGCGGTCGAGGACGCGGCGACCCACCCCGACACCAACTACTCGCTCGGCTCGGTCCTGAACCACGTCTGCCTCCACCAGACCGTGATCGGCCTCGAGTGCAGGGAGCAGCTCGCGACCGTGGACGAGTACCCCGACGTCGTGATCGGGTGCGTGGGCGGCGGCTCGAACTTCGCCGGGATCTCCTTCCCGTTCGCCGCGGACAAGATCAAGGGGAGGAGGAAGGATCTCGACATCGTCGCCGTGGAACCTGCCTCGTGCCCGACGCTCACGAAGGGGCTCTACACCTACGACTACGGGGACGTCGCGGGCCTAACCCCGCTCCTCAAGATGTTCACGCTCGGCCACGACTTCGTCCCGCCGTCCATCCACGCGGGGGGCCTCCGGTACCACGGGGACTCCCCCATCGTCTCCCGCCTCGTGCACGACGGGGTGATGAGGGCGGTCGCGTACCACCAGACCGAGGTCTTCGAGGCCGCGCAGACCTTCGCCCGCACCGAGGGGATCATCGTCGCGCCGGAGACATCGCACGCGGTGAAGGCGGCGATCGACGTGGCCCTCGCCTGCAGGGAGAAAAGGGAGGAAAAGACGATCCTCTTCAACTGCTCGGGCCACGGGAACTTCGACATGGCCGCGTACGACGCGTTCTACGCCGGCCAGCTCGTGGACTACGAGTACCCTGCCGACCTCATCAGGGAGTCCCTCTCCCGCATCCCGAAGGTGCCCGGGAGCTAAAAGGCGATATCGCCCCGGTGAACGGGGCACGAGATACCTTTTTTCCCGAAGGAGGGGAGGTAGCGCGATGCTCCGCGTCATCGGTTTCCTCGTGAACCCCGTCGCGGGGATGGGAGGATCGGTAGGCCTCAAAGGGACGGACGGGCTCGTCGAGGAGGCAATCGCCCGCGGGGCCGAACCGCGGGCACCGCGGCGCGCCGAGGAGGCAGTCCGCCACCTCGCGGGACTCCCCCTCCACTTCCTCACGTGCGCGGGGCAGATGGGCGAGGAGCCCCTCTCCCGCGCGGGAATCGCAAGCTACGAGGTCGTGCACGTGCCCGCGGGCCCAAGGACGGACGCGGGGGACACGGTCGCAGCATGCCGCGCATTCGCGGGGAGGGGGGTCGACCTCGTCCTCTTCTGCGGGGGGGACGGGACCGCCCGCGACATCTACTCGGTCGTCGGCGACCGCACCCCGATCCTCGGCATCCCCGCGGGCGTGAAGATGTACTCCTCTGTCTTCGCGATCACGCCGGAGGCGGCCGCGACGATCGTCCGCGAGGGAGTGTCGGGCGAAAGGGAGTTCCACGTCCGCGACGCCGAGGTGATCGACGTCGACGAGGAGGCGTACCGGAGGGGAGAGTTTGCGACACGGCTCTTTGGGGTCGCGAGGACGCCGTACCGGCCCGGGCTCTCGCAGATGGCAAAGCAGGTCTTCGAGGACCCGGACGAGGAGAGGGCGAAGGGGGAGATCGCCCGGTTCCTCCGCGAGGTCATCGAGGGGACGCCCGACATCCTCTACATCCTCGGCCCCGGCGGGACGACGGCGGCAATCGCAGCGGAGCTCGGGCTCGAAAAGACCCTGCTAGGGTTCGACGCCGTG of Methanolinea sp. contains these proteins:
- a CDS encoding metallophosphoesterase — encoded protein: MRIGIMADSHDHVPRIREAVGVFAREGVDLVLHAGDFIAPFVIPEIARVGVPVVGVFGNNDGDCPLLLSRSREQGNVEIRGYFAELEYGGRRIALLHGHDRERLAECMESGHYDVVVHGHTHQYGIGSAGKTLSVNPGELCGYLTGNPTVAIYETGSGTARIVPL
- a CDS encoding ATP-NAD kinase family protein; protein product: MLRVIGFLVNPVAGMGGSVGLKGTDGLVEEAIARGAEPRAPRRAEEAVRHLAGLPLHFLTCAGQMGEEPLSRAGIASYEVVHVPAGPRTDAGDTVAACRAFAGRGVDLVLFCGGDGTARDIYSVVGDRTPILGIPAGVKMYSSVFAITPEAAATIVREGVSGEREFHVRDAEVIDVDEEAYRRGEFATRLFGVARTPYRPGLSQMAKQVFEDPDEERAKGEIARFLREVIEGTPDILYILGPGGTTAAIAAELGLEKTLLGFDAVKAGRLVGTDLDERGICSLLTRYPQARLVVSVLGSQGAVLGRGTQQVSPRVLRAIGKENVIVVATPRKLAETPRVFVDTGDPELDREFGPTIRVVTGYRVARRVGVAAVPAGMG
- a CDS encoding TrpB-like pyridoxal phosphate-dependent enzyme; translated protein: MKTKILLDEDQMPRQWYNILPDLPSPLDPPLHPATGKPVTPDDLKPIFPMELIRQEMSDRRQVEMPQEVREILLLWRPTPLFRAHRLERHLKTPARIYYKYEGVSPPGSHKPNTAVAQAYYNMKEGIERIATETGAGQWGSALAFATQLFGLACTIYMVRSSYAQKPYRKSMMQVWGAECIPSPSTRTRAGRAVLERDPETTGSLGIAISEAVEDAATHPDTNYSLGSVLNHVCLHQTVIGLECREQLATVDEYPDVVIGCVGGGSNFAGISFPFAADKIKGRRKDLDIVAVEPASCPTLTKGLYTYDYGDVAGLTPLLKMFTLGHDFVPPSIHAGGLRYHGDSPIVSRLVHDGVMRAVAYHQTEVFEAAQTFARTEGIIVAPETSHAVKAAIDVALACREKREEKTILFNCSGHGNFDMAAYDAFYAGQLVDYEYPADLIRESLSRIPKVPGS